A genome region from Crossiella equi includes the following:
- a CDS encoding golvesin C-terminal-like domain-containing protein → MKRPKYAAGAAAVVAAAMLFPPAVAQADGPVHESAPQGQEDTQLRVLDRLNELAPKWADGDDVLVTGNGDEDGFHLFVGRERDSYAFRSLATVKPFDADDRWLGQYCLTGDRKHVVVSLITSRAVNKPKYLAGGGLVYSVALADGAVKPVATGAAINSASLRCGQDGRAAVLSYSDTETTRTGVFAIDPAAAKTTRVAQLDGQFVDPVLDGDRTFLRRGNQIVRVSTAQPERAEVVHEARGGVEIAGVRGRTLEFTERAGERTVLRALDLADRKLTEQASTADPAAQLLAPAAGASRLLGTERASRTGIAAAKPKAEQYAKAAKSGPEMRVRDVSAEGKIALTDLPKAVEDKRGRREELGSGTALVWLGNGETLRTGVQLTPGTKIGTGVPEQRMTATGERSAQGNFTTPKCAVPRNQPNRQAYGPIANQTAWAVDLATLKALPGRPADYRKTGLPAYNPSSDFPVAALKPNNGRVPPVVMNGVLAQESAYKHATWRALPGSGGNPLIGDYYGAKGGLDNIDYDQADCGYGIAQVTTGMSASDTSITPNGKAKIAVDYAENITAGMQILADKWNTLQDMGIRMNNSNPELVENWYFALWAYNSGIQPSAATGNPTGCTPSPSCTDRAGNWGLGWTNNPNNDSYREGRTVFLRQSYADAARPWEWPYQERVLGWTETPIKDFKGVDAYRPALKSPGNTSSGTITYPDRKLLCTSANNCNPDTAKRCNYTEGDLAFHCWWHSPVTMQVDCSKVCAASPYAFRAGDPEPAGDNPWPPACSKGLPNNVIIVDETSSPGTNIFCNGVDWSSGGTFSLDFGKTSAGMPISEINFHQVATGMGAHTWFAGNALASEPAKRVTGTWKPNLGANGTYMVRAHIPTAGASAGSAVYKIKTANGTVSEKVINQHEHFNHWKSLGVYVLGPGSTVELSNITKTDTTADVGTVAWDALALVPVKGTYFEDKVDSVAYFDENQNLDTILPATWIAGKLESRQSIYNWAMDLTGQVVNKPVCGEVASDACVRPAVKDVFTSWRDNIVAAGTDPVNHPRGKSIPQWLGFSNHVDKRPTSAYLPDWFMNDDLAYKIRTQATASFLRGDDGRIVPGSEDVDYQHRTANTHLPPMLVPLFGALHRDYGIAPPDLQFDLVDANQHNHKTTHVNGNSTGVFNARAYRFGGAPPQLVQMPGSSGGTVDCVVAHGAGGGAIALRTALASDYLTAQVARWANQVKAARDLKNLPHGVAQTALDFQNLFFDPNPALGSPFAHASPIHHELHFASCADQSLRKVNASTPVALNSFMPDLYLYRDGQAMNLDGSARPSAEPVTRGNYGNFTALPPRQHQWGFCQRQPEGENPARADQEGNPWGMALADPADANPTSMVFCSDGTVPHHDYG, encoded by the coding sequence GTGAAAAGACCCAAGTACGCCGCTGGTGCGGCGGCCGTGGTCGCGGCGGCGATGTTATTTCCGCCCGCGGTGGCGCAAGCGGACGGACCGGTCCACGAAAGCGCACCGCAGGGCCAGGAAGACACCCAGCTGCGGGTGCTGGACCGGCTGAACGAACTGGCGCCGAAATGGGCCGACGGTGACGACGTACTGGTCACCGGAAATGGCGACGAGGACGGCTTCCACCTCTTCGTCGGCCGGGAACGCGATTCCTACGCATTCCGCTCGCTGGCCACCGTGAAACCGTTCGACGCCGACGACCGCTGGCTCGGCCAGTACTGCCTGACCGGTGACCGCAAGCACGTCGTGGTCAGCCTCATCACCAGTCGCGCGGTGAACAAGCCGAAATACCTCGCGGGCGGCGGCCTGGTCTACTCGGTCGCCCTCGCCGACGGCGCGGTCAAGCCGGTCGCCACCGGCGCCGCGATCAACAGCGCCAGCCTGCGCTGCGGCCAGGACGGCCGCGCGGCCGTGCTCTCCTACAGCGACACCGAGACCACCCGGACCGGTGTCTTCGCGATCGATCCCGCCGCCGCGAAGACCACCCGGGTCGCCCAGCTCGACGGCCAGTTCGTCGACCCGGTGCTCGACGGCGACCGGACCTTCCTCCGCCGCGGCAACCAGATCGTGCGCGTCAGCACGGCCCAGCCCGAGCGGGCCGAGGTCGTGCACGAGGCCAGGGGCGGCGTCGAGATCGCCGGGGTGCGTGGCCGCACGCTGGAGTTCACCGAACGCGCGGGCGAGCGCACCGTGCTGCGCGCGCTGGACCTGGCCGACCGCAAGCTCACCGAACAGGCCAGCACCGCCGACCCGGCCGCCCAGCTGCTCGCCCCGGCCGCCGGGGCGAGCAGGCTGCTCGGCACCGAACGCGCCTCTCGCACCGGCATCGCCGCGGCCAAGCCGAAGGCCGAGCAGTACGCGAAGGCCGCCAAGTCCGGCCCCGAGATGCGCGTGCGCGACGTCAGCGCCGAGGGCAAGATCGCGCTGACCGACCTGCCCAAGGCGGTGGAGGACAAGCGCGGCCGCCGGGAGGAGCTCGGCAGCGGCACCGCCCTGGTCTGGCTGGGCAACGGCGAGACCCTGCGCACCGGTGTGCAGCTGACCCCCGGCACCAAGATCGGCACCGGCGTGCCGGAGCAGCGGATGACCGCGACCGGCGAGCGCAGCGCGCAGGGCAACTTCACCACGCCCAAGTGCGCGGTGCCCCGCAACCAGCCCAACCGCCAGGCCTACGGCCCGATCGCCAACCAGACCGCGTGGGCGGTCGACCTGGCCACCCTCAAGGCGCTCCCGGGACGGCCCGCCGACTACCGGAAGACCGGCCTGCCCGCGTACAACCCCAGCTCCGACTTCCCGGTCGCGGCGCTCAAGCCGAACAACGGCCGGGTCCCGCCGGTGGTGATGAACGGCGTGCTGGCGCAGGAGAGCGCCTACAAGCACGCCACCTGGCGCGCCCTGCCCGGTTCCGGCGGCAACCCGCTGATCGGCGACTACTACGGCGCCAAGGGCGGGCTGGACAACATCGACTACGACCAGGCCGACTGCGGTTACGGCATCGCGCAGGTGACCACGGGCATGAGCGCCTCGGACACCAGCATCACGCCCAACGGCAAGGCCAAGATCGCCGTCGACTACGCCGAGAACATCACGGCGGGCATGCAGATCCTGGCGGACAAGTGGAACACCCTCCAGGACATGGGCATCCGGATGAACAACAGCAACCCGGAGCTCGTGGAGAACTGGTACTTCGCGCTGTGGGCCTACAACTCCGGCATCCAGCCCAGCGCGGCCACCGGCAACCCGACCGGCTGCACCCCGAGCCCGTCCTGCACCGACCGCGCGGGCAACTGGGGCCTGGGCTGGACGAACAACCCGAACAACGACTCCTACCGCGAGGGCCGCACGGTCTTCCTGCGGCAGAGCTACGCCGACGCGGCGCGCCCGTGGGAGTGGCCGTACCAGGAGCGCGTGCTGGGCTGGACCGAGACGCCGATCAAGGACTTCAAGGGCGTCGACGCCTACCGCCCGGCGCTGAAGAGCCCCGGCAACACCAGCAGCGGCACCATCACCTACCCCGACCGCAAGCTGCTGTGCACCAGCGCCAACAACTGCAACCCGGACACCGCCAAGCGCTGCAACTACACCGAGGGCGACCTCGCCTTCCACTGCTGGTGGCACTCGCCGGTGACCATGCAGGTCGACTGCTCGAAGGTGTGCGCGGCCTCGCCGTACGCCTTCCGGGCCGGTGACCCGGAGCCCGCGGGGGACAACCCGTGGCCGCCCGCGTGCTCGAAGGGCCTGCCCAACAACGTGATCATCGTCGACGAGACGTCCTCGCCGGGCACGAACATCTTCTGCAACGGGGTCGACTGGAGCAGCGGCGGCACGTTCTCGCTGGACTTCGGCAAGACCTCGGCGGGCATGCCCATCTCGGAGATCAACTTCCACCAGGTGGCCACCGGCATGGGCGCGCACACCTGGTTCGCGGGCAACGCGCTGGCCAGTGAGCCCGCCAAGCGCGTGACCGGCACCTGGAAGCCGAACCTGGGCGCCAACGGCACCTACATGGTCCGCGCGCACATCCCGACGGCGGGCGCGTCGGCGGGCAGCGCGGTCTACAAGATCAAGACCGCCAACGGCACGGTCTCGGAGAAGGTGATCAACCAGCACGAGCACTTCAACCACTGGAAGTCCCTCGGCGTGTACGTGCTGGGCCCGGGCTCCACGGTGGAGCTGAGCAACATCACCAAGACCGACACCACCGCCGACGTCGGCACGGTGGCCTGGGACGCGCTCGCCCTGGTCCCGGTGAAGGGCACCTACTTCGAGGACAAGGTCGACAGCGTCGCCTACTTCGACGAGAACCAGAACCTGGACACCATCCTCCCGGCCACCTGGATCGCGGGGAAGCTGGAGAGCCGCCAGTCCATCTACAACTGGGCCATGGACCTGACCGGCCAGGTGGTGAACAAGCCGGTCTGCGGCGAGGTGGCCAGCGACGCGTGCGTGCGGCCCGCGGTCAAGGACGTGTTCACCTCGTGGCGGGACAACATCGTGGCGGCGGGCACCGATCCGGTGAACCACCCCAGGGGCAAGAGCATCCCGCAGTGGCTGGGCTTCTCCAACCACGTCGACAAGCGGCCCACCTCGGCCTACCTGCCCGACTGGTTCATGAACGACGACCTGGCGTACAAGATCCGCACCCAGGCCACCGCGTCGTTCCTGCGCGGTGACGACGGGCGCATCGTGCCGGGCTCGGAGGACGTGGACTACCAGCACCGCACGGCCAACACCCACCTGCCGCCGATGCTGGTGCCCCTGTTCGGTGCCCTGCACCGCGACTACGGCATCGCACCGCCGGACCTCCAGTTCGACCTGGTGGACGCCAACCAGCACAACCACAAGACGACCCACGTCAACGGCAACAGCACCGGTGTGTTCAACGCGCGGGCCTACCGCTTCGGCGGTGCGCCGCCCCAGCTGGTGCAGATGCCGGGGTCCTCGGGCGGCACGGTCGACTGCGTGGTCGCGCACGGTGCCGGTGGCGGTGCGATCGCCCTGCGGACCGCACTGGCCAGCGACTACCTCACCGCGCAGGTGGCCCGGTGGGCCAACCAGGTCAAGGCCGCACGCGACCTGAAGAACCTCCCGCACGGTGTCGCCCAGACCGCGCTGGACTTCCAGAACCTGTTCTTCGACCCCAACCCGGCGCTCGGCTCGCCGTTCGCGCACGCCTCCCCGATCCACCACGAGCTGCACTTCGCCTCGTGCGCGGACCAGTCGCTGCGCAAGGTCAACGCCTCGACCCCGGTGGCGCTGAACAGCTTCATGCCCGACCTGTACCTCTACCGCGACGGCCAGGCGATGAACCTGGACGGCTCCGCCCGTCCCTCGGCCGAGCCGGTGACCAGGGGCAACTACGGCAACTTCACCGCCCTGCCGCCCCGTCAGCACCAGTGGGGCTTCTGCCAGCGGCAGCCGGAAGGGGAGAACCCGGCACGCGCCGACCAGGAGGGCAACCCCTGGGGCATGGCGCTGGCCGATCCCGCCGACGCCAACCCGACCAGCATGGTGTTCTGCTCCGACGGCACCGTGCCGCACCACGACTACGGCTGA